The Hippoglossus hippoglossus isolate fHipHip1 chromosome 16, fHipHip1.pri, whole genome shotgun sequence genomic sequence TAGTTGTCCACAgttatatttttctcattaaaacatgttttgtttaatttcacaTGTCTTTTACTATATTAACAAAAATATGTTACAAAGATCTTGCTGataggtgcacacacacacacacacacacacacacacacacacacacacacacacacgcacacacacacgtcttgaACTCAGATTTAAAGTTTGTCAAATGTAGGTTCAAAAATAGACGTTAATATTGTTACTGCCACCAAGGAGGGGATTttttcgtctgtttgtttgtttgttggtttgattatgcaaaaagtaaagttggtggaaggatgacatttaattttgatgtggatccagatcaggagcagatccaggaattattttccTTTACTTTAACATACTGCGTTTGGGTGTTTCCCCCCCAAATCAGGCATTTTTAGGGGACTTTAgggtgtgtgaaatttggtgcagatccaaatttgaatgtggtttgttgtgtgtgctCCACTGAGCGCTAGTTTTTATTCAGATCTGCTCATATTGAACATTTGAATTCCATGTCCTCGCTGCTGGAGCTGGATTTTCTCTCACAGCTGGAAACGAGTCGAGATAAACAGTTTCACCCAGTTTAGGAGGACACAACTTGtaatcgtgtgtgtgcgtgtgtgtgtgcgtgtgcgtgtgtgtgtgtgcgtgtgcgtgtgtgcgtgcgcatgtgtgtgtgtgtgtgtgtctgtgtctgcaccccccccccccgtccttctctctctgtcagttgTTTAACTTCCCTTTTGTTGCTGCGGTTGGAAACTTTAAGTTTTGACACTTTTGAAAGCAATGGCCAGACCTGACTTGTCTTCCTCTAttgcacacacaccactgtgTTATTTCTCACCATACGTCTTCCTCATCTcattctctctatctctcatcTCAGAAATGCACGTTTGCACACACCACCACAGGTCACCATGCGATGCCGTTTTCTGTTCGTCCGGCCTTGTGCATGTGGCAGATCACAGCCTCTCAAAAAAACAAGTCTCAATAAGACGGGGGGGCCATGAACTTGTTGGCATTGTCACATGTGATTGATCAGAGTTTCAGATACGACTGCAGCCTGGTTAGTTCCAACTGTAACCCTGAATGACACAGACATTTAACTGCATGTGCATGGCTGAAGTCATCCGTCTTCTGCGCAGGTTGTTCTTTACCTTCTGCAAAATAGCATGGACACAAccttttgctgtttttctgcaggTGCTTCATGCAACCTgctgaagataaaaaaaaactgttcttctgtaaataataaactgtGATTTGAGCAAATCAGATAATCCCCTCTTAAGAAACCTGCAGAAAGAACAGAGAGGGACAGTGTGTCGTGTATAGCAGTGGTTTTCTGTAgatgggggtggggtggtggtgtgtgtgtgtgtgcggtgggtgggtgattggggggggggggggggggggggtaggctATAAATACTCTGTCCTCTTCAGCCACCATCAGAAATTTTCCGACCACAAAGCAGGAAGTATAGAAGAAGAAATCGAAAACTGTGCCTAAAATTAAGTCACTGCCGAACTtaacagagcacacacacacacacacacacacacacacacacacacacacacacacacacacacacacacacacacacacacacacacacacacacacacagtacagtgGTGAACATAAATATAACCTGTTTAATTagtatttgctgtttttaactCTCTGCATTTATGATTCTGGGGAGAACAGTTCAATGTTCAACATCAGTGTTTATCTGATCCTTGAATAGACCAATGCACGTGGTTCACAGTGCAGTCACAATCCTCTTGAGCTCACGTACAGTACGTGTGTGGCAGTTTAAAAGAGCAGACGTtctgtttgcatttttcagttGCGTGCAAAATGTCCATATTCTGCATGAAACACGTTATTGAGTCGTGCATCTTTTTGCAGGTCACAGCAAACAGCCACAATTAATCTcatgaaaaccttttaaatcatgtttgcATCATGGAccctcagtgttttttctgACGCAGGTGGTACCACGGTCACCTGTCTGGCCCAAATGCAGAGAAGCTGCTCAGTGCACGAGAGGAGCCGGGGACGTTCCTGGTCAGAGAGTCGCTGTCCAAACCTGGAGACTTTGTCCTGTCTGTTCAGACGGGCGAGATGAGCAAGACGGGAGCGAAACGGGTCTCCCACATTAAGATAATGTGCCAGGTGGGTGCTTgtccttgtctgtgtgtgaccaTGAGTGTGTTTGGCATAAAATGTTATGTATGCATGAAGCTCTGATTTATTTGTATCAGTATTACACAGAATTATTCACAGAAACAGCCTCAcgtcacacaaaaaaacatctgaggGGTATTCCCAAAGTTGTGCAATTTGCACTTTGAAATAGGCTTAAAGTCTCATTTCCCATCTTGCGCAATAAAAGGCTGTTGCTCCTATTTCAGCAAATTCATTGGTGTTAAATGTCAGGAATAGCTTTACTTCAGATGTTCCACCACCAGTAGTTTGCGGGTACAAAAAGCTATATTTGTCCACACACTGTCGAACGATGTTCACAGCACAACGTCACACGTCCGTCTCTCAAACTAATTTTCATAGATTGTGTTGTTTACTCGCCGTCTGGGCCTTTGCATTTTATTCGTAGCTGTAGTTGACGTCATAAAAAACATGCCCTTGTTTTAGTGCATCGGTGGGGTGCAGAAGATTAATGTGAGATTACTGGAAGGGCAACAAAGGCCTTTTTATGAGCACGTGGCAAAGATCAGGTGAGATTGTCGACTCTAATCTTCAGAAGCTGTTACTGCAGTTTCTAATGCAGAGGTGGGACCACATCCGAATACACTCAGGCCTTTTACACAGAGGAAATCATGTTCATCACCAGTAAATTGTGTCATTTATTCAATTAAAACAATCATCAAAATAACGTTTTGTGGGCCTACATAAAACCTACATGCAATTTCTTTGTCACACAGAGAATATTCTATAATTTTTTATTCCCAAAATAacttatttctattttaattaaatgatatGAAGTCGTATTGTGCTTCTACAAAAGCTTATCCAACCTATTTTATCAAAAATATCccttattttcattttgcacaCGATTCATTCCATATGTGACTTTGTAACTGGCCAATCTTCCTCACACGGAACTCTCTGTTTGGTTCCGTGCGTCCCACCTGACGCGttgtgtgttttcgtgtgtgtTCAGAACGACAGGTACACGGTGGGAGGCTCGGAGATGTTCGACACACTCACAGACCTGGTGGAGTTCTACAAACGGAAGGGCATCGAGGAGCTGTCCGGTAACTGGGTGCATCTCAAACAGGTAGACTGAGTTTTTGAGgcaatattttttttgtacagatgtgtatttatgtgtttatgtttatttcttcaaacttTTTGTCTCTTACCGGGTTTTGCTTGTTTATATTTCCTTTCTTCACTCTTCCAGgtcaatttgaaaaaaaaccctgtgacAAACATTTGTGAAGATTGTGTCCGTTATAAGAAAATAATCATAAGCTGAGAAGCACAGACATGTGTCACTCACGCAGCTTTGTGTTGGTCTTAACTTGAAAGATTTTCTATCACGTAACATTTCTATAATCAGATTTCTCAAGGTCCACTACTTTCTTGCCACATCAACAACTGGAATTTGTCTTTATGGCCTCAACCAAACATAGACAAgaagataaaacacacagaaactcaaAATAGGCACATAAAGAAAAgtaacattttatataatagagcaatccttttctttctccccccccgcGCTCTCGTCTCTCAGCCGTATTACTCCACCAGAGTGAACGCAGCAGATATCGACAGCCGAGTGAAGGAGCTGAATCAgaccacacagcagcagaagcaggagGGCGAGGCCGAGCAGAGCAAAGCGGGATTCTGGGAGGAGTTTGACGTAAGGTTTGACCTCGGTGTTTCTCACCATCGCTGGTGGACTGTCCTGAAGTGGTTAACAAGTAAATTAGACATCACATCACTTTTTTACAAACTGACTGAAATCAACCTTTCACATCTCGAGagtcacttcctctctgtgtccagCGAGACGGCAGAGGTGTTATAGCACCAGCTTGTGGTGGTGATAGACATCAGCCCTGCACCAGAGTCATATAGTAAATCACAACAGCTGTAATTATGTTGTGATATTTACTGAAAACACTATGcatgttaaaaacaattaatatcAAGtgaaaggagaaggaaaaaagtTGTGTGTGCTGTTACAATAAACTAAATaacaaattatttcattatttatgtaaTAATTTAGTCTCAAATATTGAAGTCATTCTTTGGTCCACAGAATATCATAAGACAGATCTAAAGTTGCTACATGACTTTCTGTCTGTAGTGGAGACACAGCTCCAGTAAGATCCAGTAAAATGAGAGTTTGATTGATTCATTCTATCATTTCTCGTTAGtataaaactgtaaatagaTACATTTCTTGTATTCTAGCAGCAAAAACTGCCGACTGTCACAGTCATATCTTTCCCACTGTGTGACACCgtcatgtctctgtgtctccaggctctgcagaagctgcaggcgaaggtgaagaagagcagagaggaaggacAAAGACCTgagaacaaaagcaaaaacagatACAAGAACATTCTCCCCTGTGAGTTTTCACCTTTTTCGGTGTCATTACATTAAAGCATCCACGTTCTGATTTTAACCAAACGTCttttccgtctctctctgtcacttgtTTTCTCCCACAAGTCGATGACACCAGGGTCGTGCTGCAGGACGCAGATCCCAGCGCCGTGGGTTCAGATTACATCAACGGCAACTATGTGAAGGTTCGTGTACAAACTCTCTGCgctcacagcaacacaaaatgACTACAGcataaaaagacacacaacaggaaactgACAGATACTCATCTCGTCGACATTCGTTACGTCACATTATGGTTGTTGTGTGTATTGATTCACTCTGTTGTTTGCAGAACAACCTGTGGGAGTCGGGAGATCAGAAAGTTTACATCGCCAGTCAGGGCTGCCTAGCGTCAACCGTCAATGATTTCTGGCAGATGGTATGGCAGGAGAACACACGCGTGATCGTCATGACAACCAGAGAGGTCGAGAAAGGACGGGTCAGTATCAAAGCAACAGTCACGGAAGTTGGTTTGGATTTGAACTGTCTTTATTGAATCAACTCTCAAAATGGCAAAAAGGGAAAgtaaaacttgttttatttagtttgattaAAAATCTCTAATGACAGTTCCCTGAGAGGAGTTTATTCTCAtttgacaacaaaaacaaataataagtGAAAAATAGTCATATAAATACATTACAGCTGACttgacatgaaataaaaaacaaaatatatatatatatgtttatttgaGTTGAACAGGACAGAAAAGATGACATTCATTACAACGTACCATTAtcaaaatcaatacaaaaatcaatattaaaataaacaaactaccataaaaatttaaataaacagtgCAAGAAGTTTCCATCTAGAAGTCAAACAACTGAGAAATATGAggtaaatatataaacaaatatataaaccaCGCAGAGGTTCTTTGTAACTGAAGTGACAAATGGAGTTTGGATTAATTTCagtaattttttattttggtgcagaaTAAATGTGTGCCGTACTGGCCGGACCTTAAAACCACCAAGGAGATGGGACGCTTCGTGGTGTCCTGCGAGTCggagagagaagctgctgattACAAAGTCCGGGTTCTGGAGATCGCTCCCTTGGACAAGGTAGCCTCGGACCTCTCTGCATGTCACTCTTCACTGTGTACGCAGACTTTGACTTTAACAGGTTTTCTGTCCCACAGCCCAAAAAATCTCGTCAAGTGTGGCACTACCAGTACCTCAGCTGGCCTGACCACGGCGTGCCTGAGCAGCCGGGCGGCGTCCTCAGCTTCGTCACTCAAGTCAACTGCAAACAGGCTGAATATCCCAATGCTGGGCCTATAATCATCCACTGCAGGTACTGGAGACTGGAGCTGGAGACTGAGCTGAATGTGTCGACGTTcacagatatttatatttatatatttgaactGAGCCCTTAAGTGTACCCTGCAGAATAATTAGGATGAGGAATCAAACTGTGAAGCTGAGCGATTCGTCAGAGCACTGATTGCCATATTTGGGCTTTAAAATGCATCCTTATTTTCACTGACTAATTTGTcgttacattttcaaatatttaatttaacatttattctaCAAAATCTTAAAAAACAGCACCAGATGCACGTTATAattacctctttttttttcactttaacaatgtgagagagagtttttttgattttccttgatttctcagatgaCTGTTTAGGGGacggatatttatgagtgtgtgaaatttggtgcagatacaaatataaaaatctggatctagtgaatttatttaaatgtggtttcataaggggactgttgggcttggGCGGAGGTATGACAGGCTAAACATTATTCAATTTAAcactgtaataaaacagaaatgagcAAATCCTCACGTTTGAGTTGGCTGGAAGCAGCAAATAGTGACATTTTCTTTGCTTGATAAATGATCCAAACATTTAACTGATTATGAAAAATGTTGTAATTTTATGTTCCATTGATTGGTTGATAATTTTGTTGTATTATCACGATGCAACCAGGCCCCGCCCATCAGCGATGCTTTATTTCTTGATCTTGGGTTTAATCTAAACAGTTATTTCTCACATCCCAAGAAGCTGTTAATGCATTTAGGGGGATGGGAGGAATTTGCAGGACAAGACAATATGTTTCACAGATAGAAGTTAATCCAAATGGTGGCTCACCCCCGCGTGTCACAGAGATCATTAATCCTCAGGTTTACAATGCGTGATTCCGTTGTGTAATGTAAATATCACAGCACTAAGTTTCCCAGGCTCTGGTTTCTTATACTTATAAgttaaagattaaaatgttcatattgttAGGATTAAGATTAGTCGTTGTCGTACAAAAGGTTTTCAGTCAACTGACAATTTATCCTTGTGGAATTTTCCACGTGTGATTTGTGGGACActgaagctgtttgtgtgttttttaaaaacttgttgCTTGAACGATTATATGTTCTTGTGTAAGTGTTTTGTTATGTGAGCATGTTAACAAAGCCACACAGAAGTAATCAGATACTTTACCTTCACTCAGAGGTTCCCAACATCGTTGACATGTGGCCCTTTTAAATGAAGCAGTTAAATACAGTTTGTCTGAGGTGAGAGTAAAGTAAGAAGGTATGTTTTTAGGAGAGATAAAACAATtcacaatttttaaaaaagagagagaagaagttatttttattttcttgtttcctgtcttttcaATCATCTCACCACCCCTCAGATTTATCCTAATTCCAGCAAAGTGACTCCATGAAGTCTGTGTTGTATCCCCCAATGGTCCAGAGCACATTCAGTGAAGAGATCCCTAACGTTCAGGATCAAAGTGACAAATGTGCATTTGGTGCTTTGACAGttccctaatgaaaccacatttgaatccactagatccagatttcagcaccaaattgcacacattcataaatatcagttccctaaacatgtctgatccGCTCAGGATTCtgagagaaatcaatgaaaatgtagaaaaaggCCCGACCTCACAATGTTAacgaaagtgaaaaaaaaaaaatcctggatccgacCCCTGATGTGGATCAGCACCAAACTTCATCGGGTTCTTCTTTGGTTCAttcatgtcccacccctccacaaaaagATCTACCGTGCACCACACAGAGCAGCCAGCGTTGGTTAATGATGTTCAGTTTATgtttaaatgcatattttttgGAGTGATGGGAAGATATATTCACTTCATTTCTCCTGTGAATCTGTTCAGTGCTGGAATCGGTCGGACGGGCACGATTCTGGTGATCGACATGATCCTCGAGACCATTGACACTCTgggtaaaacatttttttttaaagaaattagtTATTGAGACATGTATTGAGGAGAAACATTCATTCTTTATTCTCCATCCAATGcttttctgtctcatttccATCTTCCCTGCAGGTCTGGACTGTGACATCGACATCCCAAAGTACATCCAGATGGTGCGGGAGCAGCGCTCTGGGATGGTGCAGACAGAGACGCAGTACAAGTTCATCTACCTGGCTGTGTCTGAGTACATTCAGACCACCAAGGCCAAGGAGAGCGCCTCTATGGTGAGCAGCAGGGGCGGGACTCACTATCAAACACACTCTGGGATTGAATCTTCTCTTGTGGCTGAAATAAAGGTTGTTGTGGGGAAAATCCACAGAGATACATCTGTGTGACAATGGGCCTGTGTACTTCTGACTGCTGATTAGCACACGACCGGCTGAGTTATACGTTATCAGAGCAGCTTGTGAAAGACGAACCTTGACCCtgagacagaaaacattcaatcacaaagacaaaacCATCCACATGACCTTTCTTTGAGCTTGAGTACATCAGTCCTCTCTGAGCCGtctgctcttctcctccccaGGAAACCGAGACGGAATACGGAAATCTGCAGCTCAAACACCAGCCAGTGACCAGGAAGATCtcaaagtgagtgtgtgtgatacGTTCACATTTTCCCTCTAAACCTCACACCACCGTCctactttcttttaaaaaccatGACGTGCTCACGGTGTTCAGCCTTACATCAGCAGTTTGTGGAGGAAGGGTCGAGCTGCACACTCTCGCTCAGTAGAGAGATGGAGCTGTGGCTGGAGGGAAGATAAAAGCTGAAGGTCCACTTCagtttcatgcttttatttctgtggaCTATAAATAAACGCCTCTGTATGatttaatttatgtttatattaGTAAAACTTCAACAATTTTAGTCCAGATTAAAATATCTCAGCTGTTTGGGGAATTTTTTAAGAGATATTTGTGTCTCTGatcaaatatgaaaatagtCTTTTAGGTCATCAGGACCTTTTTAAATAACTGCGTAAAactcctccagagccacagaaaaCTTCCCACTgaactgttttcacactgaactgtTTTCACTCTTCACGATGAGAGTCACTGAGTAAAGTGATGCTTTAATAGATAAACAAGGCTAAAactattttttacagtgtacacacaaattcaacacacccctcttctgtgtgttttattgtgtgatTACTGTTTGTGTGACCTCTGGGCTCTGGAGCCTCTCGTGTATTAACTGGACAATGTTCTAATTATCCAAtcagaggaaatgaaacagcTCCCGCACACCGGATAACTCCGTTCCTCACACTGTAAACTGTGACCCACTCGGAGCTCTGCCATCAGCTTTGAGTGATTGAACCATGggcttttctctgtttaaatTGTTCTCAAGCAGCAGCCTTGTTCACCAACCTCTCCAGTTAGCGTCAGTATTTGCTGGTTTATGCATAAAGCTGCTGAATCGCCTAAAAAGAAATCACTCAccggctttgtttttcatttccagaaAAACGGACGACGTTTACGAGAATCTGtcaaaaggaaagaaggaggtgaagaaaccGAAGTCAGACAAGAAAAGTGGCTCGTTGAGAAAGAAATAGGAGAGACTGAGAGGATTTAACCAAAATGTGTCgtgttattatatttatgttaaagaatttgtttttcagtgaagatcttatacaaaataaatgtttatggTTTAAAAGCAGAGATAAGTCATTGACATCTCATGAGGCACATGGATGCTTggttgttaaaaaataaaggcAGATCATGTGTGAACACttgtctctttatttcttttttagtaAAGACTTCTCATCAGCTGCTTTGTTTAGTTGctctttattattgttttttggcAACAGATGTAAAGACTTCATcactttaaatgaataaaaaattgttttgaatGGAAGTGGATGGGTGGGCCTAGCTAGGGTGGGCCTAGCTGAAGTCGGCCTACACGGCACAGGTCCAGGGCCACAAGGAGCCAGAGCCCAAGGAGCCAGAGCCCAAGGAGCCAGAGGGCCCTCGGATAAACCTGCAAAAATCACCAAGAGAAACTCAACAGAACGAAAAAATAATCTctaagaaaggaaaacaaacacacagagacgacaaagagatgcaaaacgtgtcttgtgttttgtgtctctttcagtcGGGGGTCCTTTTACTTGTCTGAGCCCGGGGGGGCATTATGTCAGAATCCGTCCATTGTTGCGGTGACATTGTTTGCCTCTTCTACGTCAGTGATATTTCAGACCAAGCACAAAAATGCAGGTCGGTCATCGGATGTCGGAGGAGAAGCTTTCTGAGGAATGTGAGGAAAGTATTAAAGAACCATATCATGTGTTTTACTGCACACAGTTTGAACAGGTGTGAGTGGGATCTatatatttaaagattttttccactttttctcaTGTCTCAAATTCCAACACATTTTGAGTGTCAGCCTTTCAGACAAAAAGAAGGTCTGCATAACGTAAATCCTTCAATTTGAATGTGTTAAGGTTAAAGTTCGGTTTAGTTTACACCTACACGCACAGATTTACATACTTGTCCCTCTGTTACATGAAAAGCCTCTAAGGTTATGGtaaaggtcaggggtcagggcAGGGGGGGTAAGGATatagaaataacaaaataattagGTTAGGGATAAGTTGCACAATGACTGGAATTCAATGCCAATTCCTAGTAAGGATAAGAGTgcaaacttgtgtgtgtctgaaatgaaacatcacaacaaatcCCATTGAGATTATTAACATTCTGATCTGCTGaacacataacaaaaataaagtctGTAACGT encodes the following:
- the ptpn6 gene encoding tyrosine-protein phosphatase non-receptor type 6 isoform X2: MVRWFHRDITGLQAEDVLKTRGIHGSFLARPSKKNVGDFSLSVRVDDMVTHIRIQNTGDFYDLYGGEKFATLSELVDYYTAESGILQDKDGTTIDLKYPLNCSDPTTERWYHGHLSGPNAEKLLSAREEPGTFLVRESLSKPGDFVLSVQTGEMSKTGAKRVSHIKIMCQNDRYTVGGSEMFDTLTDLVEFYKRKGIEELSGNWVHLKQPYYSTRVNAADIDSRVKELNQTTQQQKQEGEAEQSKAGFWEEFDALQKLQAKVKKSREEGQRPENKSKNRYKNILPFDDTRVVLQDADPSAVGSDYINGNYVKNNLWESGDQKVYIASQGCLASTVNDFWQMVWQENTRVIVMTTREVEKGRNKCVPYWPDLKTTKEMGRFVVSCESEREAADYKVRVLEIAPLDKPKKSRQVWHYQYLSWPDHGVPEQPGGVLSFVTQVNCKQAEYPNAGPIIIHCSAGIGRTGTILVIDMILETIDTLGLDCDIDIPKYIQMVREQRSGMVQTETQYKFIYLAVSEYIQTTKAKESASMETETEYGNLQLKHQPVTRKISKKTDDVYENLSKGKKEVKKPKSDKKSGSLRKK
- the ptpn6 gene encoding tyrosine-protein phosphatase non-receptor type 6 isoform X3, whose amino-acid sequence is MSYRWFHRDITGLQAEDVLKTRGIHGSFLARPSKKNVGDFSLSVRVDDMVTHIRIQNTGDFYDLYGGEKFATLSELVDYYTAESGILQDKDGTTIDLKYPLNCSDPTTERWYHGHLSGPNAEKLLSAREEPGTFLVRESLSKPGDFVLSVQTGEMSKTGAKRVSHIKIMCQNDRYTVGGSEMFDTLTDLVEFYKRKGIEELSGNWVHLKQPYYSTRVNAADIDSRVKELNQTTQQQKQEGEAEQSKAGFWEEFDALQKLQAKVKKSREEGQRPENKSKNRYKNILPFDDTRVVLQDADPSAVGSDYINGNYVKNNLWESGDQKVYIASQGCLASTVNDFWQMVWQENTRVIVMTTREVEKGRNKCVPYWPDLKTTKEMGRFVVSCESEREAADYKVRVLEIAPLDKPKKSRQVWHYQYLSWPDHGVPEQPGGVLSFVTQVNCKQAEYPNAGPIIIHCSAGIGRTGTILVIDMILETIDTLGLDCDIDIPKYIQMVREQRSGMVQTETQYKFIYLAVSEYIQTTKAKESASMETETEYGNLQLKHQPVTRKISK
- the ptpn6 gene encoding tyrosine-protein phosphatase non-receptor type 6 isoform X1 is translated as MSYRWFHRDITGLQAEDVLKTRGIHGSFLARPSKKNVGDFSLSVRVDDMVTHIRIQNTGDFYDLYGGEKFATLSELVDYYTAESGILQDKDGTTIDLKYPLNCSDPTTERWYHGHLSGPNAEKLLSAREEPGTFLVRESLSKPGDFVLSVQTGEMSKTGAKRVSHIKIMCQNDRYTVGGSEMFDTLTDLVEFYKRKGIEELSGNWVHLKQPYYSTRVNAADIDSRVKELNQTTQQQKQEGEAEQSKAGFWEEFDALQKLQAKVKKSREEGQRPENKSKNRYKNILPFDDTRVVLQDADPSAVGSDYINGNYVKNNLWESGDQKVYIASQGCLASTVNDFWQMVWQENTRVIVMTTREVEKGRNKCVPYWPDLKTTKEMGRFVVSCESEREAADYKVRVLEIAPLDKPKKSRQVWHYQYLSWPDHGVPEQPGGVLSFVTQVNCKQAEYPNAGPIIIHCSAGIGRTGTILVIDMILETIDTLGLDCDIDIPKYIQMVREQRSGMVQTETQYKFIYLAVSEYIQTTKAKESASMETETEYGNLQLKHQPVTRKISKKTDDVYENLSKGKKEVKKPKSDKKSGSLRKK